The genomic window GATGACGCGGAAGACCGTCACCGCGCAGTACCCGGACGTCCAGCCCGAACTCCCGCCCCGCACCCGGGGCGTCATCGGTCTCTTCGAGGAGAACTGCACGGTCTGCATGCTGTGCGCCCGCGAGTGCCCGGACTGGTGCATCTACATCGACTCCCACAAGGAGACGGTCCCGCCCGCCGCCCCCGGCGGCCGCGAGCGCAGCCGCAACGTCCTCGACCGCTTCGCCATCGACTTCTCCCTCTGCATGTACTGCGGTATCTGCATCGAGGTCTGCCCCTTCGACGCTCTCTTCTGGTCCCCGGAGTTCGAGTACGCCGAGACCGACATCCACGAACTCACCCACGAGCGCGACAAGCTCCGCGAGTGGATGTGGACCGTCCCGTCCCCACCGGCCCTCGACCCCTCGGCCGAAGAACCCAAGGAACTCGCCGCCGCCCGCAAAACCGCCGAAAAGCTGGCAGCCACGCAGGCCACGCAGGCGGAACAAGCCGCACGGGCCGAGACCGCCGAGTCCACCGAGTCCACCGAGCCGACGAACCCGTCCAAGCCCGGGGAGGGCGACTCGTGAGCCTCGCTGCGGCCGCAGCAGCCGCCACCACGACACACCCCGCCCTGGCCGCCGTCGAGACCCGTGGCTTCCTCTCCCCGACCGGCGTGGAGATCGCCTTCCTCCTCGTCGGTCTGGTCACCCTCGGCGCCGCGATCGTCACCGTCACCACCCGGCAGCTGGTGCACGCCGCCCTGTGGCTGGTGGTGGCGCTCGGCGGGCTCGCCGTCGAGTACCTCCTGCTCACCGCCGAGTTCATCGCCTGGGTGCAGGTCCTCATCTACGTCGGCTCCGTCGTCGTCCTCCTCCTCTTCGGTCTGATGCTCACCAAGGCCCCCATCGGCCGCTCCCCGGACGCCGACTCCGGCAACCGCTGGGCCGCTCTCACCGTGGCCGTCGCCTCGGCCGCGGCCCTGGTCTGGGTGGTCGTCGACGCCTTCCGCACCACCTGGATCGACCTCGACGGCCCCGCCGCCGGCTCCACCAAGGCCACCGGCGAGAGCCTCTTCCAGCACTGGGTCCTCCCCTTCGAGGCCCTCTCCGTCCTCCTCCTCGCCGCCCTGGTCGGCGCGATCGTCCTCTCCCGCAAGGCCAAGTCGACGACGCCCACCCCCGCGACCACCCCGCGCCCCAGGAACGGCACCCCACCCAAGCCACCATCCGGCTTCCAGTCCGCAGCCAAGACCGGCCCCCAGGCCCCAGCCAAAACCGGTCCCCAAGCCGCGACCGGCACCGCCCCCGAAGCCGACAAGGGAGGCGTCCGCTGATGCACCTCGCCTATCCCGTCGTGCTCTCCTCCCTCCTCTTCTGCACGGGCCTCTACGGCGTCCTCGCCCGCCGCAACGCGATCCTCGTCCTGATGTCCGTCGAACTGATGCTCAACGCGGTCAACCTCAACCTCGTGGCCTTCGACGTCTGGCTCAGCAAGGCCGCCGACGAGACCCTGCACTCCGGCCAGGCCCTGACCCTGTTCACCATCACCATCGCCGCCGCCGAGATCGGCATCGGCCTGGCGATCGTCCTCGCCGTCCACCGCAACCGGGGCACC from Streptomyces sp. DSM 40750 includes these protein-coding regions:
- the nuoK gene encoding NADH-quinone oxidoreductase subunit NuoK, encoding MHLAYPVVLSSLLFCTGLYGVLARRNAILVLMSVELMLNAVNLNLVAFDVWLSKAADETLHSGQALTLFTITIAAAEIGIGLAIVLAVHRNRGTADIDKLRDTAEGHETDAPDEATGTAGTADPSGRTEKAEATA
- a CDS encoding NuoI/complex I 23 kDa subunit family protein, whose translation is MAPIPGSGLAKGLAVTLRTMTRKTVTAQYPDVQPELPPRTRGVIGLFEENCTVCMLCARECPDWCIYIDSHKETVPPAAPGGRERSRNVLDRFAIDFSLCMYCGICIEVCPFDALFWSPEFEYAETDIHELTHERDKLREWMWTVPSPPALDPSAEEPKELAAARKTAEKLAATQATQAEQAARAETAESTESTEPTNPSKPGEGDS
- a CDS encoding NADH-quinone oxidoreductase subunit J family protein; this translates as MSLAAAAAAATTTHPALAAVETRGFLSPTGVEIAFLLVGLVTLGAAIVTVTTRQLVHAALWLVVALGGLAVEYLLLTAEFIAWVQVLIYVGSVVVLLLFGLMLTKAPIGRSPDADSGNRWAALTVAVASAAALVWVVVDAFRTTWIDLDGPAAGSTKATGESLFQHWVLPFEALSVLLLAALVGAIVLSRKAKSTTPTPATTPRPRNGTPPKPPSGFQSAAKTGPQAPAKTGPQAATGTAPEADKGGVR